Part of the Tenacibaculum sp. SZ-18 genome, TATGAATGATCACTTAAATCCTGATAGTACAAATTATTCGAGAGAAGAAATGGATGTTGAAAAGAAATTACGTCCTTTATCCTTTGATGATTTTACAGGTCAGGAGCAAGCAATTGAAAATTTGAAAATATTTGTGGAGGCGGCAAATCAAAGAGATGAAGCTTTGGATCATGCTTTGTTTCATGGGCCTCCAGGGTTAGGTAAAACCACGCTTGCCAATATTTTGGCAAATGAGTTAGGAGTAGGAATTAAAGTTACATCTGGTCCTGTTTTAGATAAACCGGGAGATTTAGCTGGTTTACTTACAAATTTAGATGAGAGAGATGTGCTTTTTATAGATGAGATTCATCGATTAAGTCCAGTTGTTGAAGAATATTTATATTCAGCAATGGAAGATTATAAAATCGATATAATGATTGAGTCAGGTCCAAATGCTAGAACTGTTCAAATAAGTTTAGAACCTTTTACCTTGGTAGGTGCAACAACAAGATCTGGTTTATTGACAGCTCCAATGAGAGCCCGTTTTGGCATTAGTAGTCGTTTACATTATTATTCTACTGAGCTTTTAACAACTATCATCCAACGAAGTGCAATGATCTTGGGTGTTCCAATTTCAATGGAAGCGGCTATTGAAATTGCAGGTAGAAGTAGAGGTACTCCTAGGATAGCAAATGCGTTACTGAGAAGAGTCCGAGATTTTGCTCAAATTAAAGGAGATGGGAATATTAATTTGAGCATTGCTCAATATGCTTTAAAAGCACTTAATGTAGACGCACACGGATTGGATGAAATGGATAACAAAATTCTTCATACAATTATAAATAAGTTTAAAGGAGGGCCAGTGGGTATAACAACTTTGGCAACAGCTGTTGGTGAAAATGCAGAAACAATTGAAGAAGTATATGAGCCTTTTTTAATTCAAGAAGGATTTATTATGCGGACTCCTAGAGGTAGAGAAGTAACAGATTTAGCTTACAAACATTTAGGAAAAATAAAAGAAAGTAGTCAAGGAGAGTTGTTTTAAGTGAGATTTCAGAAATACATACCTATTTTAAATTGGTTGCCTAAGTATAGAAAGGATCAGTTTGAAGGCGATTTAATCGCTGGAATAACTGTCGCAACAGTTTTAATTCCTCAAGGAATTGCATACGCATTAATTGCAGGTTTACCTCCAATTTATGGTTTATATTCAGCATTAATTCCGCAAGTAGTTTATGCAATCTTCGGTTCTTCCAGACATGTTGCTATTGGTCCTGTAGCAACGGATTCATTAATTGTAGCAGCTAGTATTTCTACTGTTGCTTTAATGGGATCGGAAAGTTACATTGCCATTGCAATATTTTTAGCATTTATGGTTGGTTGTATTCAATTTTTAATGGGAGTTTTTCGACTTGGGTTTATTGTGAATTTTTTATCTAAACCAGTAATCACTGGATTTACATCTGCAGTGGCAATTACAATTGGTTTAAATCAATTTCGAAACTTTTTTGGAGTTGATTTTTTACAAAGTGATCAAATTCATATTTTATTGGACGATATCTTATCTAGAATTTTTGAATTCGATTTAAAGACCACGATTATAGGTTGTATTGCAAGTCTTATTATCATAGTTTGTAGGCGGATTAATAAGAAAATTCCAAATGCACTAATAGTAGTAGTTCTTGGAATTATTATCATGTACTTTTTTAGGAGTAATTTTACCGAAGTTGCAATCGTAGAAGGAATTCCTTCTGGACTACCTGGATTTGAAGTTCCAGAGTTTAATTTTGGGTTGATAAAAGAGTTACTTCCAATGACCTTTACCCTGGTAATGGTTGGTTATTTAGAAATAATTTCTATTGGAAAATATATCGAGACTCAGCAAGAAGAGTATAAAATTGATTCTAACCAAGAATTAATAGCTTTAGGATTGAGCAATATTGTTGGATCATTTTTTAAAGCTTATCCTTCTACATCAAGTTTTTCGAGATCAGCAATAAACTTCGATGCAGGAGCTAGAACTGGAATTGCAGCTTTTATATCAGCTGGATTAGTGATGGTAACTTTATTGTTTTTGACACCAGTTTTTTATTTTTTACCAAAAACAGTACTATCAGCCATAATTATTGTAGCCGTTTTCAGATTGGTTAATGTAAAAGAAGCTCGCTTTTTATGGAGAGCAAATAATTTAGATTTCTGGTTATTATTAGCTACTTTTTGCGCCACTTTATTTTTTGGAATTGAATACGGAATTTTAATAGGAGTGGGATTATCATTAATTGTATTAATTTTCAGAACATCAAGACCAAATGTAGTAGAGCTAGGAAAGGTTCCTGATTCTGACTTTTACAGAAATAAAATTCGTTTTAAAGAAGTTGTTATCGAAGATGAAGTGTTAGTTTTTCGTTTTGATGCGCAATTATTTTATGCGAATTCAAATTACTTTCGAGAGCAGCTAGAATTAATGGTGAAAGATAAAGGAGACAAACTAAAACTTATTGTTTTAGATGGTGAGAGTATCAATAGAGTCGATAGTACTGGGATAGAAATGCTGAAGCAGCAAATTGTATTTTATAAGAGAAAAGAAATACTTTTTTATTTTGCAGGAATTAAAGGTCCAGTAAGAGATGCTATTTTTAAGGCCGGTATGTTAGATGTTGTAAGTATTGACCATTTCTTTATGAGAGCAAATTGGGCTGTACTATTTTATAAAACAGGAGATAATCAAAATCAAAAAAAATACGCTCAGTATATACATCAGGCGTATGAATAAATAACAAAGAATATGAAGATCGAGCAAATTTATACGAAATGTTTATCGCAAGGAGCATATTACATTGAAAGTAATGGAGAGGTAGCAATCATTGATCCTTTGAGAGAAGTACAGCCGTATTTAGAGAAAGCAGAAAAGGATGGTGCGAAGATTAAGTATATTTTCGAAACTCATTTTCATGCAGATTTTGTAAGTGGGCATATTACATTGGCAGAGAAAACTGGTGCCAAAATTGTTTATGGTCCAACAGCGAAAACAAATTTCGAAGCTCATATAGCGAAAGATAATGAATCGTTCTTTGTTGGAAATTTAGAAATAGTTGCAATTCATACCCCAGGTCATACCATGGAGAGTACAATTTATTTATTGAAGGACGAATCTGGTAAAGATTATGCAATTTTTAGTGGAGATACTCTATTTATTGGAGATGTTGGGAGACCAGATTTGGCTCAAAAAGGAGATATTACAAAAGAAGATTTAGCAGGCTTTTTGTTTGATAGTCTTAGGCATAAGATAATGGTTTTGAATGATGATGTAATTGTATATCCAGCTCATGGAGCAGGTTCTGCATGTGGTAAAAACTTAAGTAAAGAAACTGTTAGTACTATTGGCGACCAAAAGAAAAGAAATTACGCGTTAAGGGAGAATATGACACGTGAAGAGTTTATCAAAGAAGTAACTGATGGTTTGTTACCACCACCAGATTATTTTCCTTTGAATGTGAAGTTAAATAAAGAGGGATACGAATCAATTTATACAATTTTAGAGAAGGGTTCTAAGTCTTTATCTGTTGGTCAGTTTGTTGAAAAAACTGAAGAATACGATGCTTTAATTTTAGATGTTCGTCATCAATTTGATTTTATTCAAGGTTTTATACCGAAATCAATGTTTATCGGTTTAAACGGAACATTTGCGCCTTGGGTTGGAGCTTTAATAAAAGATATCCATCAACCAATTGTTTTAGTTACTCCAGAAGGTAAAGAAGAGGAAACAATAACTCGTTTGGCGAGAGTTGGTTTTGATAATGTAATTGGTTATTTAGAAGGTGGATTTGAATCTTGGAAGAAAGCAGGTAAAACTATTGATACGTTGAAATCAATTACTGCTGAGGAATTAGAAAAAAACATCGAGAATAATGCAATTGTTTTTGATGTAAGAAAGCCGGGAGAGTTTGAAAATGAGCATATAAAAGATGTCAAAAGTACTCCGTTAGATTATTTAAATAATTACCTTAGTGTATTTCCTAAAGACAAAGACTTTTTTATTCACTGTGCTGGAGGATACAGATCTGTAATTGCAGCATCTATTCTAAAGGCCAAAGGTTTTAATAATGTAATTGATGTTGCTGGTGGTTTTGCAGCAATACGTAAAACAAATATAAAAACAACAACACCTGTTTGTAATATATCTTCATAAATCATAAGAAACAAAAAATGAAAATGTATTCGATGCAATGCAAGTCAATATAGTAGCTAGTGATTTTGAATCTACAGCAATTGAAGTTTTAGATAAAAAGAAACCTGTAAATAAGTAGTGTCGTTATAGAGGGAGAAGGAAAATAGCTGCTTCAGTTTTAATAGTTAATGGTAATTGTGTTAAAGGAGGATATAATAAGGTGTTTAAATAAATAAAAGTAAAATGACAAGAGAAATTTATATAGAAAATTTAAAATGTGGTGGTTGTGCAAATACTATAAAAAACGGACTAAATGAAATTAAAGGAGTTGATAATGTTGAAGTAAATGTTGAAGAGTCAAAAGTTAGTTTTAACGCTCCAGAAAAAATAGTTGAAACTATTAAGGCAAAATTATCGAAGCTCGGATATCCAGAAGTAGGAGATGAGAACAACTTATTGCACAAGGCGAAATCATTTATAAGTTGTGCTGTAGGAAGAATTAAATAGTTCGTTAGATGAAAAAGGAAACAAATTATAGAAGTTGGTCATTCCGACTTTTAATTTATGTTTTGTTGCTGAATTTAGTGACCATGTATTTAACAATTCAATTTATTCCTTTTGTGCATGATGGAGAAAGGTTTTACATT contains:
- the ruvB gene encoding Holliday junction branch migration DNA helicase RuvB; translation: MNDHLNPDSTNYSREEMDVEKKLRPLSFDDFTGQEQAIENLKIFVEAANQRDEALDHALFHGPPGLGKTTLANILANELGVGIKVTSGPVLDKPGDLAGLLTNLDERDVLFIDEIHRLSPVVEEYLYSAMEDYKIDIMIESGPNARTVQISLEPFTLVGATTRSGLLTAPMRARFGISSRLHYYSTELLTTIIQRSAMILGVPISMEAAIEIAGRSRGTPRIANALLRRVRDFAQIKGDGNINLSIAQYALKALNVDAHGLDEMDNKILHTIINKFKGGPVGITTLATAVGENAETIEEVYEPFLIQEGFIMRTPRGREVTDLAYKHLGKIKESSQGELF
- a CDS encoding solute carrier family 26 protein — its product is MPKYRKDQFEGDLIAGITVATVLIPQGIAYALIAGLPPIYGLYSALIPQVVYAIFGSSRHVAIGPVATDSLIVAASISTVALMGSESYIAIAIFLAFMVGCIQFLMGVFRLGFIVNFLSKPVITGFTSAVAITIGLNQFRNFFGVDFLQSDQIHILLDDILSRIFEFDLKTTIIGCIASLIIIVCRRINKKIPNALIVVVLGIIIMYFFRSNFTEVAIVEGIPSGLPGFEVPEFNFGLIKELLPMTFTLVMVGYLEIISIGKYIETQQEEYKIDSNQELIALGLSNIVGSFFKAYPSTSSFSRSAINFDAGARTGIAAFISAGLVMVTLLFLTPVFYFLPKTVLSAIIIVAVFRLVNVKEARFLWRANNLDFWLLLATFCATLFFGIEYGILIGVGLSLIVLIFRTSRPNVVELGKVPDSDFYRNKIRFKEVVIEDEVLVFRFDAQLFYANSNYFREQLELMVKDKGDKLKLIVLDGESINRVDSTGIEMLKQQIVFYKRKEILFYFAGIKGPVRDAIFKAGMLDVVSIDHFFMRANWAVLFYKTGDNQNQKKYAQYIHQAYE
- a CDS encoding MBL fold metallo-hydrolase, translating into MKIEQIYTKCLSQGAYYIESNGEVAIIDPLREVQPYLEKAEKDGAKIKYIFETHFHADFVSGHITLAEKTGAKIVYGPTAKTNFEAHIAKDNESFFVGNLEIVAIHTPGHTMESTIYLLKDESGKDYAIFSGDTLFIGDVGRPDLAQKGDITKEDLAGFLFDSLRHKIMVLNDDVIVYPAHGAGSACGKNLSKETVSTIGDQKKRNYALRENMTREEFIKEVTDGLLPPPDYFPLNVKLNKEGYESIYTILEKGSKSLSVGQFVEKTEEYDALILDVRHQFDFIQGFIPKSMFIGLNGTFAPWVGALIKDIHQPIVLVTPEGKEEETITRLARVGFDNVIGYLEGGFESWKKAGKTIDTLKSITAEELEKNIENNAIVFDVRKPGEFENEHIKDVKSTPLDYLNNYLSVFPKDKDFFIHCAGGYRSVIAASILKAKGFNNVIDVAGGFAAIRKTNIKTTTPVCNISS
- a CDS encoding heavy-metal-associated domain-containing protein produces the protein MTREIYIENLKCGGCANTIKNGLNEIKGVDNVEVNVEESKVSFNAPEKIVETIKAKLSKLGYPEVGDENNLLHKAKSFISCAVGRIK